In Thermomonas paludicola, the following are encoded in one genomic region:
- a CDS encoding trimeric intracellular cation channel family protein, protein MSQLLLAFDLIGTFVFALSGGTLAVRKRLDLFGVLVLSCAAAVSGGIVRDVLIGAHPPASLADWRYLVTAMVAGLVTFRWSGAIERLRNPVQLFDAAGLALFAVLGTGKALAFGLPPFAAMLLGMVSGIGGGIARDLLVARTPVVLQAELYAVAALAGGGIVAVAAALKLPQHPAMVLGALVCFGLRYMALRHGWQLPVARPRE, encoded by the coding sequence ATGTCGCAGTTGTTGCTGGCGTTCGATTTGATCGGCACTTTCGTGTTCGCCCTCAGCGGCGGCACGCTCGCCGTGCGCAAGCGGCTGGACCTGTTCGGCGTGCTGGTGTTGTCCTGCGCCGCAGCGGTCTCGGGCGGGATCGTGCGCGATGTGTTGATCGGCGCGCATCCGCCGGCGTCGCTGGCGGACTGGCGTTATCTGGTGACGGCGATGGTGGCTGGCCTGGTCACCTTCCGTTGGTCCGGGGCAATCGAGCGTCTGCGCAATCCGGTGCAGCTGTTCGACGCCGCTGGCTTGGCCCTGTTTGCGGTGCTGGGCACCGGCAAGGCACTGGCGTTCGGGCTTCCGCCGTTTGCAGCGATGTTGCTGGGCATGGTCAGCGGCATTGGCGGCGGCATCGCCCGCGACCTGCTGGTGGCGCGCACGCCCGTGGTACTGCAGGCCGAGCTGTACGCGGTGGCGGCGCTGGCCGGCGGGGGGATTGTGGCAGTGGCGGCTGCGTTGAAGCTGCCGCAGCACCCGGCAATGGTGTTGGGCGCGCTGGTCTGCTTCGGCCTGCGCTACATGGCCCTGCGCCACGGCTGGCAACTGCCGGTGGCGCGGCCGCGCGAATAG
- a CDS encoding lysozyme inhibitor LprI family protein: protein MARLAPGRFVDNCPLPSANLPERNANSFMESIQGETMRIATRSVAIIMAAMALAGCGKHKATCSGKDELDMVKQIVMDEAEKTLSKGKRDDGSTVFSAASARATLSKISIAFDNVRTSKEDPNSTKVFCEGTIKIVVPPDLLHSAEEGRKLAGLGAISALSSNNEMEQAANAFTKTIEYNAQPTDDGKKVYAELTGAASIADFVSEIAGSSLLKPMIEAKQIEDAKAAEEADQAAEAQRLQEEQQQAQLRAEQSAANLSVAQEQNTLANQAINELWKGLSEEDRGYLLGSQRAWIKKKDVDCRIEAAGRSTDPTEIEVARLNCDTAATKARIDDIRRNL from the coding sequence ATGGCCCGGCTCGCCCCGGGCCGTTTTGTTGACAATTGCCCCCTCCCCTCGGCTAACCTTCCTGAACGGAATGCCAATTCGTTCATGGAATCGATACAGGGGGAAACAATGCGTATTGCAACTCGTTCGGTGGCCATCATCATGGCCGCGATGGCGCTGGCCGGATGCGGCAAACACAAGGCAACCTGCTCGGGAAAGGACGAGCTGGACATGGTCAAGCAGATCGTGATGGACGAGGCCGAGAAAACCCTTTCCAAAGGCAAGCGCGATGACGGTAGCACCGTCTTCAGCGCGGCATCCGCACGAGCGACCTTGAGCAAAATCTCCATCGCCTTCGACAATGTTCGAACCTCCAAGGAAGACCCGAACAGCACGAAAGTGTTCTGCGAAGGCACGATCAAGATCGTCGTCCCTCCCGACTTGCTGCATTCCGCCGAAGAGGGTAGGAAGCTTGCTGGCCTCGGGGCGATTTCAGCACTGTCCAGCAACAACGAAATGGAGCAGGCGGCGAACGCATTCACGAAAACCATCGAATACAACGCCCAGCCCACGGATGACGGCAAGAAAGTCTATGCCGAGTTGACCGGGGCCGCATCGATCGCGGATTTTGTCAGCGAAATCGCCGGCTCCTCCTTGTTGAAGCCGATGATCGAGGCCAAGCAAATCGAAGACGCAAAGGCCGCAGAGGAGGCAGACCAGGCGGCGGAAGCACAGCGCCTCCAGGAAGAGCAGCAACAAGCCCAGCTGCGCGCCGAACAGAGTGCCGCCAATCTGAGCGTCGCCCAAGAACAGAACACCCTCGCCAACCAGGCCATCAATGAGCTTTGGAAAGGGCTCTCGGAAGAAGATCGGGGATACCTGCTGGGATCACAGCGCGCCTGGATAAAGAAGAAGGACGTGGATTGCAGGATCGAGGCCGCCGGCCGCAGCACCGACCCCACCGAGATCGAGGTTGCGCGCCTGAATTGCGATACCGCAGCGACGAAAGCGAGGATCGATGACATCAGGCGGAATCTGTAA
- the rpoH gene encoding RNA polymerase sigma factor RpoH, whose protein sequence is MTSRALVANNLPIPSAIGSLEAYIGAVHEIPVLTVEDEQRLAHRLREHADIAAAQELILSHLRFVVHVARGYSGYGLQLGDLIQEGNIGLMKAVKRFDPSVGVRLVSFAVHWIRAEMHDFIIKNWRIVKVATTKAQRKLFFNLRKSKTRLGWLNAEEVRVVAKDLNVSEREVLEMESRLSGRDIGFDAPDDGDDDHAPPAPASYLVALDTDPAATYESADSEADQLDVLREGMARLDARSRDIIKRRWLDADSKVTLQELADEYGVSAERIRQIEANAMKKMKALFAA, encoded by the coding sequence ATGACGTCCAGAGCGCTTGTCGCCAACAATCTGCCGATCCCCAGCGCTATCGGTTCGCTGGAGGCTTACATCGGTGCCGTGCATGAAATCCCGGTGCTGACCGTCGAGGACGAGCAGCGCCTGGCGCATCGCTTGCGCGAACACGCCGACATCGCGGCTGCGCAAGAACTGATCCTGTCGCACCTGCGCTTCGTGGTGCACGTGGCACGCGGCTACAGCGGCTACGGCCTGCAACTGGGCGACCTGATCCAGGAAGGCAACATCGGCCTGATGAAAGCGGTCAAGCGCTTCGACCCTTCGGTGGGCGTGCGCCTGGTCAGCTTCGCGGTGCACTGGATTCGCGCCGAGATGCACGATTTCATCATCAAGAACTGGCGCATCGTCAAGGTGGCCACCACCAAGGCGCAGCGCAAGCTGTTCTTCAACCTGCGCAAGAGCAAGACCCGCCTGGGCTGGCTCAACGCGGAGGAAGTGCGCGTGGTCGCCAAGGACTTGAACGTGTCCGAGCGCGAGGTGCTGGAAATGGAATCGCGCCTGTCGGGTCGCGACATCGGTTTTGATGCGCCGGATGATGGCGACGATGATCATGCCCCGCCGGCGCCGGCCAGCTATCTGGTTGCGCTGGACACCGACCCGGCCGCCACCTACGAGTCCGCCGACAGCGAGGCCGACCAGCTGGACGTGCTGCGCGAGGGCATGGCGAGGCTGGACGCGCGCTCGCGCGACATCATCAAGCGCCGCTGGCTGGATGCCGACAGCAAGGTGACCTTGCAGGAACTGGCCGACGAGTATGGCGTCTCCGCCGAGCGCATTCGCCAGATCGAAGCCAATGCAATGAAGAAGATGAAAGCCCTGTTCGCGGCGTAA
- the thiC gene encoding phosphomethylpyrimidine synthase ThiC — protein sequence MHQTAVAPTFVTTGPIRGSRKIHLAPPDHPDLRVPFREIALGDPVLPAIRLYDASGPYTDEAARIDLAAGLPAVREPWLARRGFSCIPGRALRPEDNGHASGERLVAPCPAQHRLRSGSTGQPVTQLEFARAGIITEEMIYVAQRENLARLQLLADASLPARDGDSSGAAIPASVTPEFVRSEIAAGRAILPANINHPELEPMIIGRNFLVKINANIGNSALSSGVADEVEKLVWAIRWGADTLMDLSTGRNIHNLRSWIVRNSPVPIGTVPIYQALEKVGGDPARLDWEVFKDTLIEQAEQGIDYFTIHAGVRLHHVPLTSQRLTGIVSRGGSIMARWCLSHHRESFLYERFADICQIMRRYDVSFSLGDGLRPGSIADANDAAQFAELETLGELTPVAWEHGCQVMVEGPGHVPMHKIKANMDKQLEHCAEAPFYTLGPLTTDIAPGHDHITSAIGAAMIGWYGTAMLCYVTPKEHLGLPDRDDVKTGVITYRIAAHAADLAKGHPAAQVRDDAVSRARFGFRWEDQFHLALDPDTARDYHDATLPKDAHKTAHFCSMCGPKFCSMKISQDLRIDALIEEGMAEKAREFQAHGGDLHVPVQA from the coding sequence ATGCACCAGACTGCCGTCGCACCGACGTTTGTCACCACCGGGCCGATCCGAGGATCGCGCAAGATCCATCTTGCGCCGCCTGACCACCCCGATCTGCGCGTCCCGTTCCGCGAAATCGCGCTGGGCGACCCGGTGCTGCCGGCGATCCGCCTGTATGACGCCTCCGGCCCTTACACCGATGAAGCGGCCCGGATCGATCTGGCTGCCGGTCTGCCGGCGGTGCGTGAGCCCTGGCTTGCCCGACGGGGGTTCAGCTGCATTCCCGGGCGCGCGCTGCGGCCGGAGGACAACGGCCATGCAAGCGGCGAGCGCCTGGTCGCGCCGTGTCCCGCGCAGCATCGCCTGCGCAGCGGCAGCACGGGCCAGCCCGTCACCCAGCTGGAATTTGCGCGCGCCGGCATCATCACCGAAGAAATGATCTACGTGGCGCAGCGCGAAAATCTGGCGCGCCTGCAACTGCTGGCCGATGCGTCGCTGCCTGCCCGGGATGGCGACTCATCCGGCGCGGCCATTCCCGCCTCCGTCACGCCCGAGTTCGTGCGCAGCGAGATTGCGGCGGGCCGCGCGATTCTTCCGGCCAATATCAACCACCCGGAACTGGAGCCGATGATCATCGGCCGCAATTTCCTGGTGAAGATCAACGCCAACATCGGCAATTCCGCGCTGTCGTCCGGCGTGGCGGACGAGGTGGAGAAGCTGGTGTGGGCAATCCGCTGGGGCGCCGACACCCTCATGGATCTGTCCACCGGCCGCAACATCCACAACCTGCGCTCGTGGATCGTGCGCAACTCGCCGGTTCCCATCGGAACCGTGCCGATCTACCAGGCACTGGAAAAGGTGGGTGGCGACCCGGCCAGGCTTGATTGGGAGGTATTCAAGGACACCCTGATCGAACAGGCCGAGCAGGGCATCGACTACTTCACCATCCATGCCGGCGTGCGCTTGCATCACGTGCCGCTGACCTCGCAACGGCTGACCGGCATCGTCTCGCGCGGTGGCTCGATCATGGCGCGCTGGTGCCTGAGTCATCATCGCGAGAGCTTTCTGTACGAACGCTTCGCCGACATCTGCCAGATCATGCGTCGCTACGACGTGTCGTTTTCGCTGGGCGATGGCTTGCGGCCCGGCTCGATTGCAGATGCCAACGATGCGGCGCAGTTTGCCGAGCTGGAAACGCTGGGCGAGCTGACTCCGGTCGCGTGGGAGCACGGCTGTCAGGTCATGGTCGAAGGGCCCGGCCATGTGCCGATGCACAAGATCAAGGCCAACATGGACAAGCAGCTGGAGCACTGCGCCGAAGCGCCGTTCTACACGCTCGGCCCGCTGACCACCGACATCGCCCCGGGCCACGACCACATCACCTCCGCCATCGGCGCGGCGATGATCGGTTGGTATGGCACCGCCATGCTGTGCTATGTCACGCCCAAGGAACATCTTGGCCTGCCGGATCGCGACGACGTCAAGACCGGGGTCATCACCTACAGGATTGCCGCCCACGCCGCTGACCTGGCAAAAGGCCATCCTGCAGCGCAGGTCCGCGACGATGCGGTGTCGCGCGCGCGCTTCGGGTTCCGCTGGGAAGACCAGTTCCACCTCGCGCTGGATCCCGACACGGCGCGCGACTACCACGATGCCACGCTGCCGAAGGACGCGCACAAGACCGCGCACTTTTGTTCGATGTGCGGGCCGAAGTTCTGCTCGATGAAGATCAGCCAGGATCTTCGTATAGACGCGTTGATTGAAGAGGGAATGGCGGAAAAGGCGCGCGAATTCCAGGCGCACGGCGGCGACCTGCACGTGCCGGTGCAGGCATGA
- a CDS encoding FAD-dependent oxidoreductase: MSARVLVLGAGVAGLAAALELSLAGAAVEVVERGSAPGAQAASWFAGGMLAPWCEKVSGEPAVVALGWQALDWWRGHHAQTRSAGTLVVAASRDRAELDHYANRTDGYQRLDDSGIGELEPDLAGRFQYGLFFAEEAHVNPRAALGSLASRLGERGVPIHYAIDADHVVTGSRSILDCRGYGARAALPELRGVRGEMLLLQTRDIALSRPVRLLHPRGMTYVVPHGDGLFMVGGTMIESADAGPITARSLMELLNGAYALHPAFAEARIVESGVGIRPAFPDNLPKLLQRGGRWHLNGLYRHGFLLAPAMARQAAAALLGKGVSTCSSW, encoded by the coding sequence ATGAGCGCGCGGGTGCTTGTGCTGGGCGCGGGCGTGGCGGGGCTGGCGGCGGCGCTGGAGCTGTCGCTGGCTGGCGCAGCGGTGGAAGTGGTCGAGCGCGGCAGCGCGCCGGGCGCGCAGGCGGCCAGTTGGTTTGCCGGCGGCATGTTGGCGCCGTGGTGCGAAAAGGTCAGCGGGGAGCCGGCAGTGGTGGCGCTGGGATGGCAGGCGCTGGACTGGTGGCGCGGCCACCATGCGCAAACCCGCAGCGCGGGAACCTTGGTGGTTGCCGCGTCGCGCGATCGTGCGGAGCTGGATCACTACGCCAACCGCACCGACGGCTACCAGCGCCTGGACGATTCCGGCATTGGCGAATTGGAGCCCGATCTGGCCGGGCGCTTCCAGTACGGCCTGTTCTTCGCGGAAGAAGCACATGTCAATCCACGCGCCGCATTGGGGTCGTTGGCGTCACGTCTGGGCGAACGCGGCGTGCCGATTCACTACGCCATCGACGCCGACCACGTGGTCACCGGCAGCCGCTCGATCCTGGACTGTCGTGGCTATGGCGCCCGCGCCGCACTGCCGGAACTGCGTGGTGTACGCGGCGAGATGCTGTTGCTGCAAACCCGCGATATTGCCTTGTCGAGGCCAGTGCGCCTGCTGCATCCACGCGGCATGACCTACGTGGTGCCGCATGGCGATGGCTTGTTCATGGTGGGCGGCACCATGATTGAAAGTGCCGATGCCGGTCCGATCACGGCGCGCTCGTTGATGGAGCTGCTCAACGGCGCCTATGCGCTGCACCCCGCATTTGCCGAGGCGCGCATCGTCGAGTCGGGCGTGGGCATCCGCCCGGCGTTTCCCGACAACCTGCCCAAACTCCTCCAGCGGGGCGGTCGCTGGCATCTCAATGGCCTGTATCGGCACGGGTTCTTGCTGGCGCCGGCCATGGCGCGGCAGGCGGCTGCGGCTCTGTTGGGCAAGGGAGTGAGCACATGCAGCTCCTGGTGA
- the thiS gene encoding sulfur carrier protein ThiS gives MQLLVNGVVRALVGTSVTDAVEELGYRDACVATAVNGCFVAISERHAHLLVEGDVLEVVAPMQGG, from the coding sequence ATGCAGCTCCTGGTGAATGGCGTCGTGCGCGCGCTTGTCGGCACCTCGGTAACCGATGCAGTGGAAGAACTGGGTTACCGCGATGCGTGCGTGGCCACCGCCGTCAACGGCTGCTTCGTGGCCATCAGCGAACGCCATGCACACCTCCTTGTGGAGGGCGATGTCCTTGAAGTCGTCGCGCCGATGCAGGGCGGTTGA
- a CDS encoding thiazole synthase produces the protein MHIHDVELTSRLWLGTARYPSPAVLIEAIRAAECDMVTVSLRRECGQQRAGQDFWSLIRSLGVRVLPNTAGCHSVKEAVTTAHMAREVFDTPWIKLEVLGEGELLQPDVFGLVEAARLLIADGFQVFPYTTTDLGVAERLVDAGCRILMPWGAPIGSGRGLNDVFALRALRAYFPELTLVVDAGIGLPSQAAAAMELGFDAVLLNTAVALAGNPSHMAGAFAQAVRAGHAAQLAGCMPPRDLAEPSTPTLGKAWLA, from the coding sequence ATGCACATCCACGACGTCGAATTGACCTCGCGCCTGTGGCTGGGAACGGCCCGCTACCCGTCGCCAGCCGTTCTCATCGAGGCCATTCGGGCGGCGGAATGCGACATGGTGACCGTGTCGTTGCGACGCGAGTGCGGGCAGCAGCGCGCTGGCCAGGACTTCTGGTCCCTGATCAGGTCGTTGGGCGTGCGCGTGTTGCCCAACACGGCTGGCTGTCACTCGGTGAAAGAAGCGGTGACCACCGCGCACATGGCGCGCGAAGTCTTCGACACCCCGTGGATCAAGCTGGAGGTATTGGGGGAAGGCGAGCTGCTGCAGCCGGATGTGTTTGGCCTGGTGGAAGCCGCCAGGCTGCTGATTGCCGATGGGTTTCAGGTGTTTCCCTACACCACCACGGATCTCGGCGTTGCCGAGCGCCTGGTGGATGCCGGCTGCCGCATCCTGATGCCGTGGGGTGCGCCGATCGGCAGCGGGCGCGGCCTGAATGACGTCTTCGCCCTGCGTGCGCTGCGCGCGTATTTCCCCGAACTGACGCTGGTTGTGGATGCAGGCATCGGGCTTCCGTCACAGGCCGCCGCCGCCATGGAGTTGGGCTTTGACGCCGTGCTGCTGAACACCGCCGTGGCCTTGGCCGGTAATCCATCGCACATGGCCGGCGCATTTGCGCAGGCGGTGCGTGCCGGTCATGCCGCGCAGCTGGCTGGCTGCATGCCACCACGCGACCTTGCGGAACCTTCTACCCCGACGCTGGGCAAAGCATGGCTGGCATGA
- a CDS encoding thiamine phosphate synthase has protein sequence MTRLDPFYPVVGSLDWVQRLVPLGVKLIQLRIKQQPQDAVRQAVRAALACCRAHGAQLVVNDHWQAAIELGAPWIHLGQGDLDHADLAAIRRAGVRLGVSTHDDDELTRALGVAPDYVALGPIYPTTSKVMPWAQQGLARIGEWKRRIGALPLVAIGGISCERAADCLDAGACAVAAMSDVTDHPAPAVRVAQWLRTTRPRP, from the coding sequence ATGACCCGTCTCGATCCGTTCTATCCGGTGGTCGGCAGCCTTGACTGGGTGCAGCGGTTGGTGCCGCTGGGCGTGAAGCTGATCCAGTTGCGGATCAAGCAGCAACCGCAAGATGCCGTTCGGCAGGCGGTGCGCGCGGCATTGGCCTGTTGCCGCGCGCATGGCGCGCAGCTGGTGGTCAACGATCATTGGCAGGCGGCCATCGAGCTTGGCGCCCCTTGGATCCACCTGGGGCAGGGCGACTTGGACCACGCCGATCTTGCCGCCATCAGGCGCGCAGGCGTTCGGCTGGGGGTCAGCACGCACGATGATGACGAATTGACGCGCGCGCTAGGCGTCGCGCCGGACTACGTTGCGCTGGGGCCGATCTATCCCACCACGTCGAAAGTGATGCCGTGGGCGCAGCAGGGGCTGGCGCGCATCGGCGAATGGAAGCGGCGCATCGGCGCGTTGCCGCTGGTGGCGATTGGCGGCATCAGCTGCGAGCGCGCGGCTGATTGCCTCGATGCAGGTGCCTGCGCCGTTGCGGCGATGAGCGACGTGACCGATCACCCCGCGCCGGCTGTGCGCGTTGCCCAATGGTTGCGCACGACCCGGCCGAGGCCATGA
- the thiD gene encoding bifunctional hydroxymethylpyrimidine kinase/phosphomethylpyrimidine kinase, which yields MVAHDPAEAMTFAALSIAGSDSSGGAGIQADLAAFNAAGVHGATAITAVTAQNYAGVRAVQLMPPALVRMQIEAAFDERAVHAVKLGMLGNAGIVETVAATLRQHRPRWLVIDPVMIASSGARLLDADAIGSVRRRLLPLADCLVPNLDEAAVLLDMPRACSETEMLAQGRALLALGARAVLMKGGHAPLPEAVDLLVTTEGSRRYAAPWIKDIDTHGTGCTLSAAITAGLARGLALVEAIDAAKRHLGVWLGGRLSRA from the coding sequence ATGGTTGCGCACGACCCGGCCGAGGCCATGACGTTCGCCGCGCTCAGCATCGCCGGTTCCGACTCCTCGGGGGGCGCCGGTATCCAGGCGGATCTTGCGGCCTTCAACGCGGCCGGCGTGCACGGCGCTACCGCAATCACCGCCGTCACCGCGCAAAATTACGCCGGCGTGCGTGCCGTGCAGCTCATGCCGCCTGCGTTGGTGCGGATGCAGATCGAAGCGGCGTTCGACGAGCGCGCCGTGCATGCGGTCAAACTGGGCATGCTGGGCAACGCTGGCATCGTGGAAACGGTGGCGGCCACGCTGCGCCAGCACCGGCCGCGCTGGCTGGTCATCGACCCGGTGATGATCGCCAGCTCAGGCGCGCGCCTGCTGGATGCGGATGCCATCGGCAGCGTGCGCCGGCGGTTGCTGCCGCTGGCCGACTGCCTGGTCCCGAACCTGGATGAGGCCGCTGTCTTGCTGGATATGCCGCGTGCCTGCAGCGAGACGGAGATGCTGGCGCAGGGCCGTGCGCTGCTCGCCTTGGGCGCGCGCGCAGTGCTGATGAAAGGGGGGCACGCGCCGTTGCCTGAAGCGGTGGATCTTCTGGTGACCACCGAGGGCAGCCGGCGCTACGCCGCGCCGTGGATCAAGGACATCGATACCCACGGCACCGGTTGCACGCTGTCGGCCGCCATCACCGCAGGGCTTGCCCGTGGCCTTGCCCTGGTCGAGGCGATTGACGCGGCGAAGCGCCATCTTGGCGTGTGGCTGGGCGGTCGGCTCAGCCGGGCATGA
- the ung gene encoding uracil-DNA glycosylase translates to MNDPALPDVRLEPSWKARVGDWFARDDMRGLSAFLRQRKAAGATIYPAGGNILASFNATPFDAVKVVILGQDPYHGPGQAHGLCFSVLPGVPVPPSLLNIYKELEASTGFQRPDHGCLLPWAQRGVLLLNSVLTVEAGQPGSHQGKGWEGFTDHVVDVLNREREHLVFLLWGSYAQKKGAMIDTRKHRVLKAPHPSPLSAHRGFLGCGHFSATNDSLRRTGQAPIDWSLPPRAALMPG, encoded by the coding sequence ATGAACGATCCCGCGTTGCCCGACGTCCGGCTGGAGCCGAGCTGGAAGGCGCGTGTCGGCGACTGGTTCGCGCGCGACGACATGCGCGGGTTGTCCGCGTTCCTGCGCCAGCGCAAGGCGGCGGGCGCGACGATCTACCCGGCCGGCGGCAACATCCTCGCCTCGTTCAACGCGACCCCGTTCGACGCGGTGAAGGTGGTGATCCTCGGCCAAGACCCCTACCACGGGCCGGGGCAAGCGCACGGGCTCTGCTTCTCGGTGCTGCCCGGCGTGCCGGTGCCGCCCTCGCTGCTGAACATCTACAAGGAACTGGAAGCCAGTACCGGCTTCCAGCGCCCCGACCACGGTTGCCTGCTGCCGTGGGCGCAGCGCGGGGTGTTGCTGCTCAATTCCGTCCTGACGGTCGAGGCCGGACAACCCGGATCGCACCAGGGCAAGGGCTGGGAAGGCTTCACCGATCACGTGGTGGATGTCCTCAATCGCGAGCGCGAGCACCTCGTGTTCTTGCTGTGGGGCAGCTATGCGCAGAAGAAAGGCGCGATGATCGACACGCGCAAACACCGCGTCCTCAAAGCTCCGCACCCCTCGCCGCTGTCGGCCCATCGCGGCTTCCTGGGCTGCGGGCATTTTTCCGCCACCAACGACTCACTGCGCCGCACCGGGCAGGCGCCCATCGACTGGTCGCTGCCGCCGCGCGCCGCGCTCATGCCCGGCTGA
- the ubiE gene encoding bifunctional demethylmenaquinone methyltransferase/2-methoxy-6-polyprenyl-1,4-benzoquinol methylase UbiE, with protein sequence MSAPNEQPATTHFGFRDVPAAEKQKLVAEVFSSVAGSYDRMNDAMSLGIHRLWKRYFVATSQVRRGDRVLDLAGGTGDIAALLKQRVGETGELILGDINGDMLRVGRDRMTDRGLVRGFDYVQCNAETLPFPDASFDLVTMAFGLRNVTDKDAALREILRVLKVGGQARVLEFSEVQAEWFKPIYDFHSFKVLPRLGRLLAGDADSYRYLAESIRKHPPQARLKAMMEAAGLSRCSYRNLSAGIVAIHTGYKV encoded by the coding sequence ATGAGCGCACCCAACGAACAGCCAGCCACCACCCATTTCGGTTTCCGCGATGTCCCTGCCGCGGAGAAGCAGAAACTGGTCGCCGAGGTGTTTTCCTCGGTGGCGGGCAGCTACGACCGGATGAACGATGCGATGAGCCTCGGCATCCATCGCCTGTGGAAGCGCTACTTCGTGGCCACTTCGCAGGTGCGCAGGGGCGACCGGGTGCTGGACCTGGCCGGCGGCACCGGCGACATCGCCGCGCTGCTGAAACAGCGCGTGGGCGAAACCGGCGAGCTGATCCTCGGCGACATCAATGGCGACATGCTGCGCGTCGGCCGCGACCGCATGACCGACCGCGGGCTGGTGCGCGGCTTCGACTACGTGCAGTGCAACGCCGAAACGCTGCCCTTCCCCGACGCCAGCTTCGATCTGGTCACCATGGCGTTCGGCCTGCGCAACGTGACCGACAAGGACGCGGCGCTGCGCGAGATCCTGCGCGTCCTCAAAGTCGGTGGCCAGGCGCGGGTGCTGGAGTTTTCGGAAGTGCAGGCCGAATGGTTCAAGCCGATCTACGACTTCCATTCGTTCAAGGTGCTGCCGCGACTGGGCAGGCTGCTCGCAGGCGATGCCGACAGCTACCGATACCTGGCCGAGAGCATCCGCAAGCACCCGCCACAGGCGCGGCTGAAGGCGATGATGGAGGCAGCGGGCCTGTCCCGCTGCAGCTATCGCAACCTGTCCGCCGGCATCGTCGCCATCCATACCGGCTACAAGGTCTGA